Proteins from a genomic interval of Armatimonadia bacterium:
- a CDS encoding glycoside hydrolase family 2 TIM barrel-domain containing protein — MSEAVHDWEAPGLFQINRLPARAYLFHYADTEAALSCDRGASQMLILNGPWKFNYVANPILAPEGFESPEFDDTDWNDLEVPGCWQMQGYGLPHYTNVVYPFPIDPPRVPDDNPTGSYRRQFEVPAEWEGKRLVLRFEGVDSMLKLWVNGTFVGLSKGSRLPAEFDITDLAAPGLNTLAVRVHKWSDGSYMEDQDCWWFSGIFRDVYLKAEAPAGIRDVFVKTLLENGYRDGRLEISALVANQAQEAQAAAVHATLLDGCGAVVAEGEAALEVAAGEEGMAALNLAVPGCHTWTAEDPYLYTLALELRSASGEVLDVTSLRTGLRQVEIKGDVFCVNGKPIKFKGVNRHDHDPKTGRAVSLADMVRDVLLMKQNNINAVRTSHYPNDPRFCELCDYYGLYMIDECDLESHGFGYGGNRDANPSWAPEFADACLDRMIRMVHRDRNHPCVVMWSAGNECDHGPNTRAMLNKARELDPTRPVHFERDIEVDTADVFSQMYTHPDLIRKIAERQDFEAWGGVKSNERHKQKPFVLCEYAHAMGNGPGGLKEYWDLIYQYPCLCGGFVWEFIDHGIAMTDECGRPWYAYGGDFGEYPHDGNFVCDGLVFPWREPSPGMLQYKKIIEPVRVEAVDLARGVFRLRNLYDFSGLENLTLHWSLERDGEILRSGTAAIPATAAQQSSEVTIPQAAAEGFAATGAHVNLSLRLAGATSWADAGHEVAWGQFELPVTAPKRVAYRTKSPVTVLEEQAQMVLYSNRMAAFVSKVDGRVRDWTWEGRRLFAEGPALGFFRAVTDNDRSLGTKAWYEKPDLRHLMPKLRDLTVEPYGDGVRVITQVRLSPPNQRRAYDCRYQYTFQADGSLQLLVSGEPVGPWEEQDILLRIGVTLHLPGAMDQVAWYGLGPGESYPDTWEAQRMGLWRKDVDGLETPYVYPQENGNRSRVRWLTMTDERGRGMLVAGMPEVNFSAHRYSVEDLNGALHMNELVRGEDIYLNLDHRQQGIGSASCGPAQFSGYMLRPMAFSYEVRLAPWDADTGAPQLTAAALRSE; from the coding sequence ATGAGTGAAGCTGTCCACGACTGGGAAGCTCCCGGTCTGTTCCAGATCAACCGGCTGCCTGCCCGCGCCTACCTGTTCCACTATGCCGACACCGAGGCAGCCCTGAGCTGCGACCGCGGCGCGTCGCAGATGCTGATCCTGAACGGGCCCTGGAAGTTCAACTACGTCGCCAACCCGATACTGGCGCCCGAGGGCTTCGAGAGCCCCGAGTTTGACGACACCGACTGGAACGACCTCGAGGTCCCAGGCTGCTGGCAGATGCAGGGCTACGGCCTGCCTCACTACACCAACGTGGTCTATCCCTTCCCGATCGACCCGCCGCGGGTGCCGGACGACAACCCGACCGGCTCCTACCGGCGGCAGTTCGAAGTGCCCGCTGAGTGGGAAGGCAAACGCCTCGTGCTCCGGTTCGAGGGCGTCGACTCCATGCTCAAGCTGTGGGTGAACGGCACCTTCGTCGGGCTGAGCAAGGGGAGCCGACTACCTGCTGAGTTCGACATCACCGACCTGGCCGCGCCGGGGCTGAACACCCTGGCCGTCCGCGTGCACAAGTGGTCGGACGGCAGCTACATGGAGGACCAGGACTGCTGGTGGTTCTCCGGCATCTTCCGCGACGTGTACCTGAAGGCCGAAGCGCCCGCCGGAATCCGCGACGTCTTCGTCAAGACGCTGCTGGAGAACGGCTACCGGGACGGGCGACTCGAGATCAGCGCCCTGGTCGCGAATCAGGCGCAGGAGGCGCAGGCAGCGGCGGTTCATGCGACTCTGCTCGACGGCTGCGGCGCTGTGGTCGCAGAAGGCGAAGCTGCTCTGGAGGTCGCTGCCGGAGAAGAGGGCATGGCAGCGCTGAATCTCGCGGTTCCCGGGTGCCACACCTGGACGGCCGAGGACCCGTATCTTTACACCCTCGCTCTGGAGTTGCGCTCAGCCTCCGGAGAGGTCCTGGATGTCACGTCGCTGCGGACCGGCCTGCGTCAGGTTGAGATCAAGGGCGACGTGTTCTGCGTCAACGGCAAGCCCATCAAGTTCAAGGGCGTCAACCGGCACGACCATGACCCGAAGACCGGCCGCGCGGTCTCCTTGGCCGACATGGTGCGCGATGTCCTGCTGATGAAGCAGAACAACATCAACGCGGTGCGAACCTCGCACTATCCGAACGACCCGCGCTTCTGCGAGCTGTGCGACTACTACGGTCTGTACATGATCGACGAGTGCGATCTGGAGAGCCATGGCTTTGGCTATGGCGGGAACCGCGACGCCAATCCCTCCTGGGCGCCCGAGTTCGCCGATGCCTGTCTGGACCGGATGATCCGGATGGTCCATCGCGACCGCAACCACCCGTGTGTGGTGATGTGGTCGGCGGGCAACGAGTGCGACCATGGGCCGAACACCCGCGCGATGCTCAACAAGGCTCGGGAGCTGGACCCGACGCGACCGGTGCACTTCGAGCGCGATATTGAGGTCGACACGGCCGACGTGTTCAGCCAGATGTACACGCATCCCGACCTGATCCGCAAGATCGCCGAGCGCCAGGACTTCGAGGCCTGGGGCGGCGTGAAGAGCAATGAGCGGCACAAGCAGAAGCCCTTCGTGCTGTGCGAGTATGCCCATGCGATGGGGAACGGTCCCGGAGGACTGAAAGAGTACTGGGACCTCATCTACCAGTACCCGTGCCTCTGCGGCGGGTTCGTGTGGGAGTTCATTGACCACGGGATCGCGATGACGGACGAGTGCGGTCGGCCCTGGTACGCCTATGGCGGCGACTTCGGCGAGTACCCGCATGACGGCAACTTCGTCTGCGACGGTCTGGTCTTCCCCTGGCGCGAGCCCTCGCCGGGGATGCTGCAGTACAAGAAGATCATCGAGCCGGTGCGTGTCGAGGCCGTCGACCTGGCCCGCGGCGTGTTCCGCCTGCGCAACCTGTATGACTTCTCGGGCCTGGAGAACCTGACGCTGCACTGGAGCCTGGAGAGGGACGGCGAGATCCTGCGCAGCGGGACGGCCGCAATCCCGGCCACCGCGGCCCAGCAGTCGTCGGAAGTGACCATCCCGCAGGCAGCCGCAGAGGGCTTCGCGGCAACCGGTGCGCACGTGAATCTGTCTCTGCGTCTGGCCGGGGCGACCTCCTGGGCCGATGCCGGTCACGAGGTTGCCTGGGGTCAGTTCGAGCTCCCGGTGACGGCGCCCAAGCGCGTGGCCTATCGCACCAAGAGCCCGGTGACGGTGCTTGAGGAGCAAGCGCAGATGGTCCTGTACAGCAACCGCATGGCGGCTTTCGTCAGCAAGGTCGACGGCCGCGTGCGAGACTGGACCTGGGAGGGACGTCGGCTGTTCGCTGAGGGGCCGGCGCTGGGGTTCTTCCGCGCCGTGACCGACAACGACCGCTCGCTGGGGACGAAAGCCTGGTACGAGAAGCCCGACTTGAGGCACTTGATGCCCAAGCTTCGTGACCTCACTGTCGAGCCCTACGGTGACGGAGTGCGGGTCATCACCCAAGTGCGGCTGTCGCCGCCGAACCAGCGCCGGGCCTACGACTGCCGCTACCAGTACACGTTCCAGGCCGATGGAAGCCTGCAGTTGTTGGTCAGTGGCGAGCCCGTCGGCCCCTGGGAGGAGCAGGACATCCTGCTGCGAATCGGCGTTACCTTGCACCTGCCGGGCGCGATGGATCAGGTCGCCTGGTACGGTCTTGGCCCCGGAGAGAGCTACCCGGACACCTGGGAAGCGCAACGCATGGGCCTGTGGCGGAAGGACGTCGACGGCCTCGAGACGCCCTACGTGTACCCGCAGGAGAACGGCAACCGCAGTCGGGTCCGCTGGCTAACGATGACCGACGAACGTGGTCGCGGGATGCTCGTGGCCGGGATGCCGGAGGTCAACTTCAGCGCTCACCGATACTCGGTCGAGGACCTCAACGGGGCGCTGCACATGAACGAACTCGTCCGCGGCGAGGACATCTACCTCAACCTGGACCATCGGCAGCAGGGAATTGGGTCGGCCAGTTGTGGCCCGGCGCAGTTCTCGGGCTACATGCTGCGTCCGATGGCCTTCAGCTACGAGGTTCGATTGGCGCCCTGGGACGCCGATACGGGTGCACCGCAGTTGACCGCCGCTGCCTTGCGTAGCGAGTAG
- a CDS encoding glycosyl hydrolase family 28 protein, with protein MRPSAHRQVWAVLLSSWLVLLVLTTEVAMGATSPVQVYPFAPELPGSTHYRLQVNDQPVFVHAAEVADFACFAIGGPVTVSVTCNEEVTSALVRPRSRKIETRIAGKTVSFTVDGPGPLTLEVNGKIRPALHLFIDPPEENAPAVGAPGVVRFAGNKVHEVGEIVLKDNETLYLEPGAVVRGVVRATGAKNVRILGRGILDARTRTTKTKFVDLRDCDGVQMSDVTVVGSFGWTLVPWRCRNVRFTNVKVFSWRDNDDGLDICGCRDVVVDRCFFRTKDDCISIKSPQFDPSGKNDVADVLVQRSVFWNAEWGNAMEIGFELQTPKISGIVWRDCDIIRVETGAVFSIHNGGVATVQDVLFDNIRVEDARDKLLDLHVGLSIYSDDCPERYHRRNPQRKPTGAGPWVPFSLLTEEEQAVSRQRRGAIRNVRLKDIQLLEQVPPHSFIINDGGTLENVTYESVLHEGKALQVPTTQ; from the coding sequence GTGAGACCATCCGCGCACCGACAGGTCTGGGCCGTGCTGCTCAGCAGTTGGCTTGTCCTACTCGTACTGACCACGGAGGTTGCCATGGGTGCAACATCGCCCGTCCAAGTGTATCCCTTTGCACCGGAGCTGCCCGGCTCCACTCACTACCGTTTGCAGGTGAACGACCAGCCGGTGTTCGTCCATGCAGCCGAAGTCGCAGACTTCGCTTGTTTCGCGATTGGCGGCCCGGTGACGGTCTCGGTCACCTGCAACGAGGAGGTAACCAGCGCACTGGTGCGGCCTCGCTCGCGGAAGATCGAGACGAGGATTGCAGGCAAGACCGTGAGCTTCACCGTCGACGGCCCTGGTCCGCTGACGCTGGAGGTCAACGGCAAGATCCGCCCGGCGCTGCACCTGTTCATCGACCCGCCGGAGGAGAACGCCCCGGCAGTTGGTGCTCCGGGCGTAGTTCGGTTCGCCGGCAACAAGGTGCATGAGGTCGGCGAGATCGTGCTCAAGGACAACGAGACTCTGTACCTGGAGCCGGGTGCCGTGGTGCGTGGGGTGGTTCGTGCGACGGGCGCCAAGAACGTGCGCATCCTCGGCCGTGGGATTCTCGACGCGCGAACCCGGACCACCAAGACCAAGTTTGTTGACCTGCGCGACTGCGACGGTGTGCAGATGAGCGACGTGACCGTGGTGGGCAGCTTCGGCTGGACCCTGGTGCCCTGGCGGTGCCGTAACGTGCGCTTCACCAACGTGAAGGTGTTCAGTTGGCGAGACAACGACGACGGTCTGGACATCTGCGGCTGCCGTGACGTGGTGGTCGACCGCTGCTTCTTCCGCACCAAGGACGACTGCATCTCGATCAAGTCGCCGCAGTTTGACCCCTCCGGCAAGAACGACGTGGCGGACGTCCTTGTGCAGCGGTCGGTGTTTTGGAATGCCGAGTGGGGTAACGCGATGGAGATCGGCTTCGAGCTTCAGACCCCGAAGATCAGCGGAATCGTATGGCGCGACTGCGACATCATCCGCGTGGAGACCGGAGCGGTCTTCAGCATCCACAACGGCGGCGTGGCGACGGTGCAGGACGTGCTCTTCGACAACATCCGTGTGGAAGATGCGCGCGATAAGCTCCTCGATCTGCATGTTGGGCTGTCGATCTACAGCGACGACTGCCCGGAGCGCTACCACCGGCGCAATCCACAGCGCAAGCCGACGGGCGCAGGTCCATGGGTGCCCTTCTCGCTGCTGACCGAGGAGGAGCAAGCCGTCTCACGCCAGCGGCGCGGAGCCATCCGCAACGTGCGCCTCAAGGACATCCAGCTTCTGGAGCAAGTGCCGCCGCACTCCTTCATCATCAACGACGGCGGGACCCTTGAGAACGTGACCTATGAGAGCGTGCTGCACGAGGGCAAAGCGCTGCAAGTGCCCACCACTCAGTAG
- a CDS encoding glycoside hydrolase domain-containing protein, producing MKVRVALVICLLAMGGLQVSASTVLFDFEKPADLSIWHNEGSTVLGADKQLTQSELFAASGRYSMLLQTPAWRPQEHGGAQRWPAFEGTPPITDWSKYDRLVMSLVNVTDAPQKLMLFITDSKHPTRSGASFRVDLGPRSQAQAVMSIRKAFADQKLDARDIKTMHFFTEDPPEDMAIHIDRLLLLQPDEAVPPLPTAYYRQIGDLQKDAALQLGQTVSDSFARMRQTAKDSPAALKWLADEQAKAEGRVAAVRTLLARGDESVLGVSQEVAAVNTEVAHAESLLGLHLSFDKVRPAVQVDPSAGAEVAVGFATSMEKILPRAGVPALKTRRSARLALAQNEKESLQVVVLPFERDLKQVSVQVTDLRRGDGQTFSASNIDTVLVGYVQTKAVPPYGSSHVGWWPDPILNFLHEADVARGDAQAFWVRVHAPKNQAPGVYRGKLKVMTGTTTAFAFDLSVQVYGFATPEVSPLPMAITFKPGDHPMPDTQAQQAEYRKSPDYPINAWRRHKSEWADMLADYYITYDSLYGYTDWAPDFVELKRLHDEGRLGTFNLGYYGTLGEGEAAAKSWQTGTIDRLKPRYEKAKELGILDHAYIYGCDENPKDAFPGVQRAAKSLKEHFPGVPIMTTTYDNTYGQETEIKSMDAWCPLTPRFDATRAAEVRKLGREVWWYICCGPHHPYCNMFVEYPATEGRVLMGAQTAKFRPDGFLYYQISIWNSSKCIDSGPFTDWDPRSWTTYHGDGSWTCAGPDGTPLPTIRLENFRDGLEDYAYYRTLEAMVAQVEASSELKAEKSEWLTKAKQALQVPDSVTKSMAVYTRDPAAIYRYRTRLAAAIEAAGMPAPELWADGSPRH from the coding sequence ATGAAGGTACGCGTGGCACTCGTCATCTGTCTCCTGGCGATGGGAGGGCTTCAGGTGTCGGCATCGACCGTGCTGTTTGACTTCGAGAAGCCGGCAGACCTGTCGATCTGGCACAACGAGGGGAGCACAGTCCTGGGCGCGGACAAGCAGCTCACGCAGTCGGAGCTCTTCGCCGCCTCGGGCAGGTACTCAATGCTGCTCCAGACTCCGGCCTGGCGTCCTCAGGAGCACGGTGGAGCCCAGCGGTGGCCTGCCTTCGAGGGTACGCCCCCGATCACGGACTGGTCGAAGTATGACCGGCTGGTCATGAGCCTCGTGAACGTCACCGACGCCCCGCAGAAGCTCATGCTGTTCATCACCGACTCGAAGCACCCCACTCGTAGCGGGGCCAGCTTCCGCGTCGACCTTGGGCCACGCTCGCAGGCGCAGGCGGTCATGAGCATCCGCAAGGCCTTCGCTGACCAAAAGCTCGATGCGCGCGACATCAAGACCATGCACTTCTTCACGGAGGACCCACCGGAGGACATGGCGATCCATATCGACCGGCTACTCCTCCTGCAGCCCGACGAGGCGGTCCCGCCGCTGCCGACCGCCTACTACCGGCAGATTGGGGACCTGCAGAAGGATGCTGCGCTGCAGCTCGGCCAGACGGTGAGCGACTCCTTTGCCCGGATGCGACAGACGGCCAAGGATTCGCCGGCAGCCCTGAAGTGGCTTGCCGACGAGCAGGCGAAGGCTGAAGGCCGCGTCGCCGCCGTCCGCACTCTCCTGGCGCGTGGGGATGAGTCAGTCCTCGGGGTCAGCCAGGAGGTCGCCGCGGTCAACACCGAGGTGGCGCACGCGGAGTCTCTGCTTGGTCTGCACCTGAGCTTCGACAAGGTCAGGCCGGCTGTTCAGGTCGACCCCTCCGCCGGTGCCGAAGTTGCCGTCGGCTTCGCAACTTCCATGGAGAAGATACTGCCCCGTGCCGGTGTGCCCGCACTGAAGACCCGCCGGTCGGCACGGCTGGCTCTCGCCCAGAACGAGAAGGAGAGCTTGCAGGTCGTCGTGCTGCCCTTCGAGCGGGACCTCAAGCAGGTTAGCGTGCAAGTGACCGACCTGAGGCGAGGCGACGGACAAACCTTCTCGGCCTCCAACATCGACACGGTCCTGGTGGGCTATGTGCAGACCAAGGCGGTGCCGCCCTACGGTTCGTCACACGTGGGCTGGTGGCCCGATCCGATCCTGAACTTCCTGCACGAAGCCGACGTGGCTCGTGGTGACGCCCAGGCCTTCTGGGTGCGCGTGCATGCCCCGAAAAACCAGGCTCCCGGCGTCTACCGGGGCAAGTTGAAGGTCATGACGGGGACGACGACCGCCTTCGCCTTTGATCTGTCCGTGCAGGTGTACGGCTTCGCCACGCCGGAGGTGTCGCCGCTGCCGATGGCGATCACCTTCAAGCCCGGCGACCACCCGATGCCCGACACCCAGGCGCAGCAGGCCGAGTACCGCAAGTCGCCCGACTACCCGATCAACGCCTGGCGCAGGCACAAGTCGGAGTGGGCCGACATGCTGGCCGACTACTACATCACCTACGACAGCCTCTATGGGTACACGGACTGGGCTCCGGACTTCGTCGAGCTGAAGCGGCTGCATGACGAGGGACGCCTGGGCACCTTCAACCTTGGCTACTATGGCACGCTCGGTGAGGGCGAGGCCGCAGCCAAGTCCTGGCAGACCGGCACGATTGACCGGCTGAAGCCCCGGTATGAGAAGGCCAAGGAGCTGGGGATCCTCGATCACGCCTATATCTATGGCTGCGATGAGAACCCCAAGGATGCCTTCCCGGGCGTTCAGCGCGCTGCGAAGTCCCTGAAGGAACACTTCCCCGGCGTGCCGATCATGACCACCACCTACGACAACACCTACGGCCAGGAGACCGAGATCAAGTCGATGGACGCCTGGTGCCCGCTGACCCCGCGCTTCGACGCGACCAGGGCTGCCGAAGTGCGCAAGCTCGGTCGCGAGGTCTGGTGGTACATCTGCTGCGGCCCGCATCACCCCTACTGCAACATGTTCGTCGAGTACCCGGCGACCGAGGGGCGCGTTCTGATGGGTGCGCAGACCGCCAAGTTCCGGCCGGATGGGTTCCTCTACTACCAGATCAGCATCTGGAACTCGTCCAAGTGCATCGACAGCGGCCCCTTCACCGACTGGGATCCGCGAAGCTGGACGACCTACCACGGTGACGGCTCCTGGACTTGCGCCGGACCGGACGGAACTCCCCTGCCCACGATCCGGCTGGAGAACTTCCGCGACGGTCTGGAGGACTACGCCTACTACCGGACCCTCGAAGCGATGGTGGCGCAGGTGGAGGCTTCGTCCGAGCTGAAGGCGGAGAAGTCGGAGTGGCTGACGAAGGCCAAGCAGGCCCTGCAGGTTCCGGACAGCGTGACCAAGAGCATGGCGGTCTACACCCGCGATCCGGCGGCGATCTACCGGTACCGCACGCGGCTGGCTGCGGCCATCGAGGCGGCCGGTATGCCCGCACCAGAACTCTGGGCCGACGGCTCGCCGCGTCACTAG
- a CDS encoding carbohydrate binding domain-containing protein, with protein sequence MKATIWAALMALALCIPALGQTVPTDRNMLDNSSFEAVQGALPSGWQWSPGAAHATLTPDEGTAHSGSRSAKIVNPTARQDNVYGRMNASVRLTVGRTYTLSCYVKSADPGQAWIGAGSKWQFRFAFPKATEWTRVSGTFVADTAQQDVMVVSESPTAGLWVDDVQLEPGDQATPYLFPATLQPGQSELKVLQGDWVSLAPNMVANSSFETLEGGRPKGWSFDRRNTDATMTIDETVAHSGKRSLRLTNGTAFGAHVYGMLSYVGGVQVKPDKDYTISCYVRSDGPGTAWIGGGPGWRIRKTFPRTTKSWTRVSISFRAEESAEGFPLLVITESPTQGVWIDDVKFEQGSEPTLYIADQQAEAAQVVPVAQGEVIADQSAEFGTWLFVPRALDRGSVQAELRSQTGTPLASTTWEGALDKGVAYAALRWGVTRGQVGNCSLTVTLKSGGETLASGTSPMTIHTVAGAQQQLEALRKRTAAGKDLLAQARAKGFDGAYPLVGLTVAENFCDFVAEDLAHREVLRAEEQLASMAGILGRVERELGDLLSGRRKELVAPRYVTSPIEIQGTSFVATVRWPDGREERRPVFFTGYGHFASVKRDLEKLPAYGLNFLQVEVGPSSTVRTEDKDDPQAIEDFARLLQRGADANVAENLLLSPHYFPQWAYAKWPQVGGVKGGFLHFSVDAPEARSVIERHLRLTSALLKGKPALHSYCLSNEPIYLDPSADPCNKAKWAAWLKDRYQTVQAMNAAYGSTYDSFDSVPVVPPGMSQPNRLYYDWCRFNMQRFAEWHSWMASVVHEVDPAMPVHAKTMNTHFSYTQMNNGVDAEQFCDLSQIAGNDSAKWFNHGSGDWANSWQAQNMHFDLQRSLRGQPIFNSENHVIIDRDLLYVSGVHLRNVLWQGSIHGESASTMWVWERTFDNQSDFAGSIMHRPECAEAHGRVALDLMRLAPEVTAFQQAPARVAVVYSIASLIYGTQESASELLRAYHALNFCGEKIDFITERQLAAGKAKQYQVILAPGVTHLPEEALRGLAAYDGLVLTTSAKCLSRDDFDRPQTVGMPKRLQVLPSLSAVELRDALLPLLEQAGVTPTVTVRDSATGQVAWGVEWQTVPTADGFLVNLVNYTQKSQTVRLEGLQGTPVNLLTGDATGSTIDLAPLEPVLLRVGK encoded by the coding sequence ATGAAAGCGACTATCTGGGCCGCCCTGATGGCGCTGGCCCTGTGTATACCCGCCCTGGGGCAGACGGTGCCGACTGACCGGAACATGCTCGACAACTCGTCCTTCGAGGCCGTCCAGGGAGCCTTGCCCTCCGGATGGCAATGGTCTCCCGGTGCGGCCCATGCGACGCTGACCCCTGACGAAGGTACCGCTCACTCCGGGTCGCGCAGTGCGAAGATCGTGAACCCGACGGCGAGGCAGGACAACGTCTACGGGCGCATGAACGCGAGTGTGCGCCTGACCGTGGGGCGGACGTACACCCTGAGCTGCTACGTCAAGAGTGCCGACCCTGGGCAGGCCTGGATCGGTGCAGGCAGCAAGTGGCAGTTCCGCTTCGCCTTCCCCAAGGCAACGGAGTGGACGCGAGTCAGTGGCACCTTCGTCGCCGACACCGCCCAGCAGGACGTCATGGTTGTCAGTGAGAGTCCGACGGCCGGACTGTGGGTGGATGACGTGCAGCTCGAGCCCGGCGACCAGGCGACTCCCTACCTGTTTCCCGCGACGCTGCAGCCAGGCCAAAGCGAGCTGAAGGTCCTGCAGGGCGACTGGGTATCCCTCGCGCCGAACATGGTCGCCAACTCCAGCTTCGAGACTCTGGAGGGCGGAAGGCCCAAAGGCTGGAGCTTCGATCGGCGCAACACCGACGCCACCATGACCATCGACGAGACGGTTGCGCACTCGGGCAAGCGGTCCTTGCGGCTGACCAACGGCACGGCCTTCGGCGCGCATGTCTACGGGATGCTGAGCTACGTCGGCGGAGTGCAGGTCAAGCCCGACAAGGACTACACGATCAGCTGCTACGTCCGCAGCGACGGCCCCGGAACGGCCTGGATCGGCGGCGGTCCCGGCTGGCGGATCCGCAAGACCTTCCCGCGGACCACCAAGTCCTGGACGCGGGTCAGCATCAGCTTCCGAGCCGAAGAGAGTGCCGAGGGATTCCCGCTGCTGGTCATCACGGAAAGCCCGACGCAGGGCGTCTGGATTGATGACGTCAAGTTCGAGCAGGGCAGCGAGCCGACGCTGTACATCGCCGACCAACAGGCTGAGGCGGCACAGGTGGTGCCGGTTGCGCAGGGAGAGGTAATCGCGGACCAGTCGGCGGAGTTCGGTACCTGGCTTTTCGTGCCGCGGGCCCTGGACAGGGGCTCTGTGCAGGCCGAACTGCGCAGTCAGACCGGCACACCGCTGGCAAGCACGACCTGGGAGGGCGCTCTGGATAAGGGCGTCGCTTACGCTGCTCTTCGCTGGGGGGTGACCAGGGGTCAGGTAGGTAACTGCTCCCTTACCGTCACCCTCAAGTCAGGCGGTGAGACCCTTGCCTCGGGGACTTCGCCGATGACGATCCATACCGTCGCCGGCGCACAGCAACAACTCGAGGCCTTGCGCAAGCGGACCGCTGCAGGCAAGGACCTGCTCGCCCAGGCTCGCGCGAAGGGCTTTGACGGAGCCTACCCACTGGTGGGTCTGACCGTCGCGGAGAACTTCTGCGACTTCGTCGCCGAGGATCTGGCTCATCGGGAAGTGCTGCGCGCCGAGGAGCAACTTGCCTCGATGGCAGGGATCCTCGGCCGCGTTGAGCGGGAACTGGGAGACCTCCTGAGCGGCCGCAGGAAGGAGCTTGTGGCACCGCGCTACGTCACGAGCCCCATCGAGATTCAGGGCACTTCCTTTGTGGCAACGGTGCGCTGGCCGGACGGACGCGAGGAGCGCCGGCCGGTGTTCTTCACCGGCTACGGGCATTTCGCTTCGGTCAAACGTGATCTGGAGAAGCTGCCCGCCTATGGCCTCAACTTCCTGCAGGTCGAGGTCGGCCCCTCGTCTACGGTGCGCACCGAAGACAAGGACGACCCGCAGGCGATAGAAGACTTCGCACGGCTATTGCAGCGCGGGGCGGACGCCAACGTGGCCGAGAACTTGCTTCTGTCGCCGCACTACTTCCCACAATGGGCCTACGCCAAATGGCCGCAAGTGGGTGGCGTGAAGGGCGGCTTCCTGCACTTCTCTGTGGACGCGCCGGAAGCGCGGTCCGTCATCGAGCGGCACCTGCGGCTGACTTCGGCGCTGCTCAAGGGCAAGCCCGCGCTGCACAGCTATTGCCTCTCGAATGAGCCCATCTACCTCGACCCCTCGGCGGACCCGTGCAACAAGGCGAAGTGGGCGGCCTGGCTGAAGGACCGGTACCAGACTGTGCAGGCCATGAACGCGGCCTACGGCTCCACCTACGACTCCTTCGACAGTGTGCCGGTCGTGCCGCCGGGGATGTCGCAGCCGAACCGGCTCTACTACGACTGGTGCCGGTTCAACATGCAGCGCTTCGCCGAGTGGCATAGCTGGATGGCCTCGGTAGTCCATGAAGTGGACCCGGCGATGCCCGTGCATGCCAAGACCATGAACACCCACTTCTCCTACACCCAGATGAACAACGGTGTGGACGCCGAACAGTTCTGCGACCTGTCGCAGATCGCCGGAAATGACTCCGCGAAGTGGTTCAACCATGGGAGCGGGGACTGGGCGAATAGCTGGCAGGCGCAGAACATGCACTTCGATCTGCAGCGCTCCCTGCGCGGCCAGCCCATCTTCAACTCCGAGAACCATGTGATCATCGACCGCGACCTGCTTTACGTTTCCGGCGTACACCTCCGCAACGTGCTGTGGCAAGGGTCGATCCACGGTGAGAGCGCCTCGACGATGTGGGTTTGGGAGCGCACCTTCGACAATCAGAGCGACTTCGCCGGGAGCATCATGCACCGGCCGGAGTGCGCCGAGGCCCATGGACGTGTGGCGCTCGACCTCATGCGCCTGGCGCCCGAGGTGACCGCCTTCCAGCAGGCTCCGGCACGAGTGGCGGTCGTCTACTCTATCGCCTCGCTGATCTACGGCACCCAGGAGAGCGCTTCTGAACTGCTGCGGGCGTACCACGCGCTCAACTTCTGTGGCGAGAAGATCGACTTCATCACCGAGCGGCAGTTGGCGGCGGGCAAGGCGAAGCAGTACCAGGTCATCCTCGCTCCCGGCGTCACCCATCTGCCCGAGGAGGCCCTGCGGGGTCTGGCAGCCTACGACGGGCTGGTGCTCACCACGAGTGCGAAGTGCCTGAGTCGAGACGACTTCGACCGGCCGCAGACCGTCGGGATGCCGAAGCGCCTCCAGGTCCTGCCCAGCCTTTCTGCCGTCGAACTGCGAGACGCTCTGCTCCCGCTGCTGGAGCAGGCCGGGGTAACGCCGACGGTGACGGTACGCGACTCGGCGACGGGCCAGGTGGCCTGGGGAGTCGAGTGGCAGACGGTGCCGACAGCAGACGGGTTCCTGGTGAACCTGGTGAACTACACGCAAAAGTCGCAGACCGTCCGTCTGGAGGGCCTGCAGGGCACCCCGGTCAACCTGCTCACCGGCGATGCGACCGGCAGCACGATTGACCTGGCGCCGCTGGAGCCGGTGCTGTTGCGCGTCGGCAAGTAG